The Callithrix jacchus isolate 240 chromosome 20, calJac240_pri, whole genome shotgun sequence genome has a window encoding:
- the ZNF23 gene encoding zinc finger protein 23 isoform X6, whose product MGMWPPWWHLQVPSHLTYLESFQGSQCTLDISGQGFPLLKPAVISQLEGGGELGGPSPLAAGTGLHVLRTVDIQTDSDFTKEMYDRKEDVSFELQRDFSQETGFLETSLLEKQQELYSAGNIKKEKSNTIDGTVTDETSPMAECFFSQSPTSYSCHTITVEQPSGCTGLGKAISFDTKLVKHEIINSEERAFKCEELVEPFRCDSQLNQHQENYTEEKPYQCLECGKAFSINEKLIWHQRLHSGEKPFKCVECGKSFSYSSHYITHQTIHSGEKPYQCKVCGKAFSVNGSLSRHQRIHTGEKPYQCKECGNGFSCSSAYITHQRVHTGEKPYECNDCGKAFNVNAKLIQHQRIHTGEKPYECNECGKGFRCSSQLRQHQSIHTGEKPYQCKECGKGFSNNTKLIQHQRIHTGEKPYECTECGKAFSVKGKLIQHQRIHTGEKPYECNECGKAFRCNSQFRQHLKIHTGEKPYECNECGKAFSVNGKLMRHQRIHTGEKPFECDECGRCFTSKRNLLDHHRIHTGEKPFQCKECGKAFSINAKLTRHQRIHTGEKPFKCMECEKAFSCSSNYIVHQRIHTGEKPFQCKECGKAFHVNAHLIRHQRSHTGEKPFRCVECGKGFSFSSDYIIHQTVHTWKKPYMCNVCGKAFRFSFQLSQHQSVHSEGKS is encoded by the exons ATGGGAATGTGGCCTCCCTGG TGGCATCTTCAGGTCCCCTCTCATCTTACCTATCTTGAGTCTTTTCAAGGATCTCAGTGTACTCTGGATATTTCAGGCCAAG GATTTCCACTTCTCAAACCTGCTGTGATCTCACAACTGGAGGGAGGAGGTGAGCTGGGGGGCCCATCTCCACTGGCTGCAGGAACAGGCCTCCATGTCCTCCGGACTG tagATATTCAGACTGACAGTGATTTCACAAAGGAAATGTATGACAGGAAAGAGGATGTATCATTTGAACTTCAAAGGGACTTTTCCCAGGAAACAGGCTTTTTAGAAACCTCTCTTCTGGAGAAACAACAGGAACTCTACTCTGCAGGaaatataaagaaggaaaaaagcaacACCATTGATGGAACAGTGACAGATGAGACAAGCCCCATGGCGGAGTGTTTTTTTAGTCAAAGTCCAACCTCATATTCGTGTCATACCATCACTGTAGAGCAGCCCTCTGGATGTACAGGCCTGGGGAAAGCCATCAGCTTTGATACAAAACTTGTTAAGCATGAAATAATTAATTCTGAGGAAAGGGCTTTCAAATGTGAAGAATTAGTGGAGCCCTTTAGGTGTGACTCTCAGCTTAATCAACATCAAGAAAACTACACCGAGGAAAAGCCTTATCAATGTTTGGAGTGTGGCAAAGCTTTCAGCATTAATGAGAAATTAATTTGGCATCAAAGACTTCACAGTGGGGAGAAACCCTTCAAATGTGTGGAGTGTGGGAAAAGCTTCAGCTACAGTTCCCATTATATCACACATCAGACAATCCACAGTGGGGAGAAGCCCTATCAGTGTAAGGTGTGTGGGAAGGCCTTCAGTGTTAATGGAAGCCTAAGTAggcatcagagaattcatacaggagagaagcCCTATCAGTGCAAGGAGTGTGGAAATGGCTTCAGCTGTAGTTCTGCATATATTACACATCAGAGAGTCCACACTGGGGAGAAACCTTATGAGTGTAATGACTGTGGGAAAGCTTTCAATGTTAATGCAAAATTAATTCAACATCAGAGaatccacactggagagaaaccttatgaatgtaatgaatgtggaaaagGCTTCAGGTGCAGCTCCCAGCTTAGGCAGCATCAAAGCATCCACACAGGAGAGAAGCCCTATCAGTGTAAGGAGTGTGGAAAAGGCTTCAGTAATAATACAAAACTCATTCAGCATCAGAGAATCCACACaggtgagaaaccctatgaatgcactgaatgtggaaaagcctttagTGTCAAAGGGAAGTTAATCCAACACCAGAGAATTCACACAGGTGAGAAACCCTATGagtgtaatgaatgtgggaaagccttcaggtGTAACTCCCAATTTCGACAGCATCTGAAAATTCACACTGGGGAGAAGCCTTATGAGTGTAATGAGTGTGGAAAGGCCTTCAGCGTTAATGGGAAACTAATGCGgcatcagagaattcacactgggGAGAAACCTTTTGAATGTGATGAGTGTGGGAGATGCTTTACTTCTAAaagaaacctacttgatcatcaCCGAATCCATACTGGAGAAAAGCCCTTtcaatgtaaggaatgtgggaaagctttTAGTATCAATGCCAAACTAACTAGGCATCAGAGGATACATACTGGGGAGAAACCTTTCAAATGTATGGAATGTGAGAAAGCGTTCAGCTGTAGTTCCAACTATATTGTGCACCAGAGAatccatactggagagaaaccctttCAGTGTAAAGAGTGTGGAAAAGCCTTCCATGTTAATGCCCATTTAATTCGGCATCAGAGAAGCCACACTGGGGAGAAACCCTTCAGATGTGTGGAATGTGGCAAAGGCTTCAGCTTTAGTTCTGACTACATTATACACCAGACGGTCCACACTTGGAAGAAACCATATATGTGTAATGTGTGTGGGAAAGCATTCAGGTTTAGCTTCCAGCTCAGTCAGCATCAGAGTGTCCATAGTGAAGGAAAATCCTAA
- the ZNF23 gene encoding zinc finger protein 23 isoform X7, which produces MGMWPPWWHLQVPSHLTYLESFQGSQCTLDISGQGFPLLKPAVISQLEGGGELGGPSPLAAGTGLHVLRTGKGDIQTDSDFTKEMYDRKEDVSFELQRDFSQETGFLETSLLEKQQELYSAGNIKKEKSNTIDGTVTDETSPMAECFFSQSPTSYSCHTITVEQPSGCTGLGKAISFDTKLVKHEIINSEERAFKCEELVEPFRCDSQLNQHQENYTEEKPYQCLECGKAFSINEKLIWHQRLHSGEKPFKCVECGKSFSYSSHYITHQTIHSGEKPYQCKVCGKAFSVNGSLSRHQRIHTGEKPYQCKECGNGFSCSSAYITHQRVHTGEKPYECNDCGKAFNVNAKLIQHQRIHTGEKPYECNECGKGFRCSSQLRQHQSIHTGEKPYQCKECGKGFSNNTKLIQHQRIHTGEKPYECTECGKAFSVKGKLIQHQRIHTGEKPYECNECGKAFRCNSQFRQHLKIHTGEKPYECNECGKAFSVNGKLMRHQRIHTGEKPFECDECGRCFTSKRNLLDHHRIHTGEKPFQCKECGKAFSINAKLTRHQRIHTGEKPFKCMECEKAFSCSSNYIVHQRIHTGEKPFQCKECGKAFHVNAHLIRHQRSHTGEKPFRCVECGKGFSFSSDYIIHQTVHTWKKPYMCNVCGKAFRFSFQLSQHQSVHSEGKS; this is translated from the exons ATGGGAATGTGGCCTCCCTGG TGGCATCTTCAGGTCCCCTCTCATCTTACCTATCTTGAGTCTTTTCAAGGATCTCAGTGTACTCTGGATATTTCAGGCCAAG GATTTCCACTTCTCAAACCTGCTGTGATCTCACAACTGGAGGGAGGAGGTGAGCTGGGGGGCCCATCTCCACTGGCTGCAGGAACAGGCCTCCATGTCCTCCGGACTGGTAAGGGAG ATATTCAGACTGACAGTGATTTCACAAAGGAAATGTATGACAGGAAAGAGGATGTATCATTTGAACTTCAAAGGGACTTTTCCCAGGAAACAGGCTTTTTAGAAACCTCTCTTCTGGAGAAACAACAGGAACTCTACTCTGCAGGaaatataaagaaggaaaaaagcaacACCATTGATGGAACAGTGACAGATGAGACAAGCCCCATGGCGGAGTGTTTTTTTAGTCAAAGTCCAACCTCATATTCGTGTCATACCATCACTGTAGAGCAGCCCTCTGGATGTACAGGCCTGGGGAAAGCCATCAGCTTTGATACAAAACTTGTTAAGCATGAAATAATTAATTCTGAGGAAAGGGCTTTCAAATGTGAAGAATTAGTGGAGCCCTTTAGGTGTGACTCTCAGCTTAATCAACATCAAGAAAACTACACCGAGGAAAAGCCTTATCAATGTTTGGAGTGTGGCAAAGCTTTCAGCATTAATGAGAAATTAATTTGGCATCAAAGACTTCACAGTGGGGAGAAACCCTTCAAATGTGTGGAGTGTGGGAAAAGCTTCAGCTACAGTTCCCATTATATCACACATCAGACAATCCACAGTGGGGAGAAGCCCTATCAGTGTAAGGTGTGTGGGAAGGCCTTCAGTGTTAATGGAAGCCTAAGTAggcatcagagaattcatacaggagagaagcCCTATCAGTGCAAGGAGTGTGGAAATGGCTTCAGCTGTAGTTCTGCATATATTACACATCAGAGAGTCCACACTGGGGAGAAACCTTATGAGTGTAATGACTGTGGGAAAGCTTTCAATGTTAATGCAAAATTAATTCAACATCAGAGaatccacactggagagaaaccttatgaatgtaatgaatgtggaaaagGCTTCAGGTGCAGCTCCCAGCTTAGGCAGCATCAAAGCATCCACACAGGAGAGAAGCCCTATCAGTGTAAGGAGTGTGGAAAAGGCTTCAGTAATAATACAAAACTCATTCAGCATCAGAGAATCCACACaggtgagaaaccctatgaatgcactgaatgtggaaaagcctttagTGTCAAAGGGAAGTTAATCCAACACCAGAGAATTCACACAGGTGAGAAACCCTATGagtgtaatgaatgtgggaaagccttcaggtGTAACTCCCAATTTCGACAGCATCTGAAAATTCACACTGGGGAGAAGCCTTATGAGTGTAATGAGTGTGGAAAGGCCTTCAGCGTTAATGGGAAACTAATGCGgcatcagagaattcacactgggGAGAAACCTTTTGAATGTGATGAGTGTGGGAGATGCTTTACTTCTAAaagaaacctacttgatcatcaCCGAATCCATACTGGAGAAAAGCCCTTtcaatgtaaggaatgtgggaaagctttTAGTATCAATGCCAAACTAACTAGGCATCAGAGGATACATACTGGGGAGAAACCTTTCAAATGTATGGAATGTGAGAAAGCGTTCAGCTGTAGTTCCAACTATATTGTGCACCAGAGAatccatactggagagaaaccctttCAGTGTAAAGAGTGTGGAAAAGCCTTCCATGTTAATGCCCATTTAATTCGGCATCAGAGAAGCCACACTGGGGAGAAACCCTTCAGATGTGTGGAATGTGGCAAAGGCTTCAGCTTTAGTTCTGACTACATTATACACCAGACGGTCCACACTTGGAAGAAACCATATATGTGTAATGTGTGTGGGAAAGCATTCAGGTTTAGCTTCCAGCTCAGTCAGCATCAGAGTGTCCATAGTGAAGGAAAATCCTAA
- the ZNF23 gene encoding zinc finger protein 23 isoform X10, which translates to MYDRKEDVSFELQRDFSQETGFLETSLLEKQQELYSAGNIKKEKSNTIDGTVTDETSPMAECFFSQSPTSYSCHTITVEQPSGCTGLGKAISFDTKLVKHEIINSEERAFKCEELVEPFRCDSQLNQHQENYTEEKPYQCLECGKAFSINEKLIWHQRLHSGEKPFKCVECGKSFSYSSHYITHQTIHSGEKPYQCKVCGKAFSVNGSLSRHQRIHTGEKPYQCKECGNGFSCSSAYITHQRVHTGEKPYECNDCGKAFNVNAKLIQHQRIHTGEKPYECNECGKGFRCSSQLRQHQSIHTGEKPYQCKECGKGFSNNTKLIQHQRIHTGEKPYECTECGKAFSVKGKLIQHQRIHTGEKPYECNECGKAFRCNSQFRQHLKIHTGEKPYECNECGKAFSVNGKLMRHQRIHTGEKPFECDECGRCFTSKRNLLDHHRIHTGEKPFQCKECGKAFSINAKLTRHQRIHTGEKPFKCMECEKAFSCSSNYIVHQRIHTGEKPFQCKECGKAFHVNAHLIRHQRSHTGEKPFRCVECGKGFSFSSDYIIHQTVHTWKKPYMCNVCGKAFRFSFQLSQHQSVHSEGKS; encoded by the coding sequence ATGTATGACAGGAAAGAGGATGTATCATTTGAACTTCAAAGGGACTTTTCCCAGGAAACAGGCTTTTTAGAAACCTCTCTTCTGGAGAAACAACAGGAACTCTACTCTGCAGGaaatataaagaaggaaaaaagcaacACCATTGATGGAACAGTGACAGATGAGACAAGCCCCATGGCGGAGTGTTTTTTTAGTCAAAGTCCAACCTCATATTCGTGTCATACCATCACTGTAGAGCAGCCCTCTGGATGTACAGGCCTGGGGAAAGCCATCAGCTTTGATACAAAACTTGTTAAGCATGAAATAATTAATTCTGAGGAAAGGGCTTTCAAATGTGAAGAATTAGTGGAGCCCTTTAGGTGTGACTCTCAGCTTAATCAACATCAAGAAAACTACACCGAGGAAAAGCCTTATCAATGTTTGGAGTGTGGCAAAGCTTTCAGCATTAATGAGAAATTAATTTGGCATCAAAGACTTCACAGTGGGGAGAAACCCTTCAAATGTGTGGAGTGTGGGAAAAGCTTCAGCTACAGTTCCCATTATATCACACATCAGACAATCCACAGTGGGGAGAAGCCCTATCAGTGTAAGGTGTGTGGGAAGGCCTTCAGTGTTAATGGAAGCCTAAGTAggcatcagagaattcatacaggagagaagcCCTATCAGTGCAAGGAGTGTGGAAATGGCTTCAGCTGTAGTTCTGCATATATTACACATCAGAGAGTCCACACTGGGGAGAAACCTTATGAGTGTAATGACTGTGGGAAAGCTTTCAATGTTAATGCAAAATTAATTCAACATCAGAGaatccacactggagagaaaccttatgaatgtaatgaatgtggaaaagGCTTCAGGTGCAGCTCCCAGCTTAGGCAGCATCAAAGCATCCACACAGGAGAGAAGCCCTATCAGTGTAAGGAGTGTGGAAAAGGCTTCAGTAATAATACAAAACTCATTCAGCATCAGAGAATCCACACaggtgagaaaccctatgaatgcactgaatgtggaaaagcctttagTGTCAAAGGGAAGTTAATCCAACACCAGAGAATTCACACAGGTGAGAAACCCTATGagtgtaatgaatgtgggaaagccttcaggtGTAACTCCCAATTTCGACAGCATCTGAAAATTCACACTGGGGAGAAGCCTTATGAGTGTAATGAGTGTGGAAAGGCCTTCAGCGTTAATGGGAAACTAATGCGgcatcagagaattcacactgggGAGAAACCTTTTGAATGTGATGAGTGTGGGAGATGCTTTACTTCTAAaagaaacctacttgatcatcaCCGAATCCATACTGGAGAAAAGCCCTTtcaatgtaaggaatgtgggaaagctttTAGTATCAATGCCAAACTAACTAGGCATCAGAGGATACATACTGGGGAGAAACCTTTCAAATGTATGGAATGTGAGAAAGCGTTCAGCTGTAGTTCCAACTATATTGTGCACCAGAGAatccatactggagagaaaccctttCAGTGTAAAGAGTGTGGAAAAGCCTTCCATGTTAATGCCCATTTAATTCGGCATCAGAGAAGCCACACTGGGGAGAAACCCTTCAGATGTGTGGAATGTGGCAAAGGCTTCAGCTTTAGTTCTGACTACATTATACACCAGACGGTCCACACTTGGAAGAAACCATATATGTGTAATGTGTGTGGGAAAGCATTCAGGTTTAGCTTCCAGCTCAGTCAGCATCAGAGTGTCCATAGTGAAGGAAAATCCTAA